The Streptomonospora litoralis genome window below encodes:
- a CDS encoding sulfite exporter TauE/SafE family protein: MPELTFFLAAGTAVLLGATVQSSVGLGLGLVAAPVVALLDPSLMPGTMLIATAALPVFVLAVEWRNVDWRGLAWALSGRLPGSVAAVWIVATVDPEVLAGGVGAMVLVAVALTVRAVRVRINRGSLLTAGLLSGFTGTATSIGGPPIALLYQHEEAARIRGTLAAYFLVGVVMSLGLLAAGGELQSTEIVHGLWLLPFVAAGFLAGRPLCRLVDAGRIRVVLLAVVTVSGIVLLVQSALG, encoded by the coding sequence ATGCCCGAACTCACCTTCTTCCTCGCCGCCGGTACCGCCGTCCTGCTCGGCGCGACGGTGCAGAGCAGCGTGGGGCTGGGCCTGGGACTGGTCGCGGCGCCGGTGGTGGCGCTGCTCGACCCCTCCCTGATGCCGGGCACCATGCTGATCGCCACCGCAGCGCTGCCGGTGTTCGTGCTGGCGGTGGAGTGGCGCAACGTCGACTGGCGCGGTCTGGCCTGGGCGCTGTCCGGGCGGCTGCCCGGGTCGGTGGCCGCGGTGTGGATCGTCGCGACCGTCGACCCCGAGGTGCTGGCGGGCGGGGTCGGCGCCATGGTGCTCGTGGCGGTCGCGCTGACCGTGCGCGCGGTGCGGGTCCGCATCAACCGCGGGTCGCTACTGACCGCGGGACTGCTCTCGGGCTTCACCGGTACGGCCACCTCCATCGGCGGGCCGCCTATCGCACTGCTCTACCAGCACGAGGAGGCCGCGCGTATCCGCGGCACCCTGGCCGCCTACTTCCTCGTCGGCGTGGTGATGTCGCTGGGCCTGCTGGCGGCCGGCGGCGAGCTGCAGTCCACGGAGATCGTCCACGGACTGTGGCTGCTCCCCTTCGTGGCGGCCGGCTTCCTCGCCGGGCGCCCGCTGTGCCGCCTCGTCGACGCGGGCAGGATTCGCGTCGTCCTGCTGGCGGTGGTCACGGTCTCCGGCATAGTGCTGCTCGTGCAGTCGGCGCTGGGGTAG
- a CDS encoding sugar ABC transporter permease, with protein MAQQAPVSNDAAQDPAFERDPRLLVTRTSPASLLAALRRRIRGGELGPLPVIIGLIAIGIVFQLLHERFLSPQNLSNLAVQVSAVGLMTTGVIMVLLLGEIDLSIGSVAGASAAVLAVLAVRVGISEWLAILAAAATGLVIGILHGTMFAKVGVPAFVVTLAGLLGWQGVQLQLLGSDGTVNISDAGPIAALTHTFFVPSFGWGIAAVAVGVFVVFTLVGERRRAAAGLGAKPPVEIAVRSLALAVPVFGAVFVLNQYKGVPLAFLIFVGFVVAFDLMLRKTRYGRMVFAVGGGAEAARRAGIKVDTVRISVFALASMLSAMGGILLVSRSFSASLDTAAGEELMMGIAAAVIGGTSLFGGRGNAYSALLGGLVLGAITSGLYLLQMGTPVRFMITALVLLIAVTLDAISRRSRRAHARGG; from the coding sequence ATGGCACAGCAAGCACCCGTCTCCAACGACGCCGCCCAGGACCCGGCCTTCGAGCGCGACCCCCGGCTGCTCGTCACCCGCACCTCCCCGGCCAGCCTGCTGGCCGCCCTGCGGAGGCGCATCCGCGGCGGCGAGCTGGGCCCGCTTCCGGTCATCATCGGCCTTATCGCCATCGGCATCGTCTTCCAGCTGCTGCACGAACGGTTCCTCTCGCCGCAGAACCTGTCCAACCTCGCCGTGCAGGTGTCGGCCGTGGGCCTGATGACCACCGGCGTGATCATGGTGCTGCTGCTGGGCGAGATCGACCTGTCCATCGGATCGGTGGCCGGAGCCTCGGCCGCGGTCCTGGCCGTGCTCGCGGTACGGGTCGGGATCTCCGAATGGCTGGCGATCCTGGCGGCGGCCGCCACCGGTCTGGTCATCGGAATCCTGCACGGCACCATGTTCGCCAAGGTCGGCGTACCGGCCTTCGTGGTGACACTGGCCGGCCTGCTGGGTTGGCAGGGCGTCCAACTGCAGCTGCTGGGCAGCGACGGCACCGTCAACATCAGCGACGCCGGCCCGATCGCGGCGCTGACCCACACCTTCTTCGTGCCCTCCTTCGGCTGGGGCATCGCCGCCGTGGCCGTGGGTGTCTTCGTCGTCTTCACCCTGGTCGGCGAGCGGCGCCGGGCCGCCGCCGGGCTGGGAGCCAAGCCGCCCGTGGAGATCGCGGTGCGCAGCCTGGCGCTGGCGGTCCCGGTCTTCGGCGCAGTGTTCGTCCTCAACCAGTACAAGGGCGTGCCGCTGGCGTTCCTGATCTTCGTCGGCTTCGTGGTGGCCTTCGACCTGATGCTGCGCAAGACCCGCTACGGGCGCATGGTCTTCGCGGTCGGCGGTGGCGCGGAGGCGGCCCGACGCGCCGGCATCAAGGTCGACACGGTGCGGATCTCGGTGTTCGCGCTGGCCTCCATGCTCTCGGCGATGGGCGGCATCCTGCTCGTCTCCCGGTCGTTCTCGGCCAGCCTGGACACCGCTGCCGGCGAGGAGCTGATGATGGGCATCGCCGCCGCGGTCATCGGCGGCACCAGCCTCTTCGGCGGCCGCGGCAACGCCTACTCGGCCCTGCTGGGCGGGCTCGTCCTGGGCGCGATCACCTCCGGCCTGTACCTGCTGCAGATGGGTACTCCGGTGCGGTTCATGATCACGGCGCTGGTGCTGCTGATCGCGGTCACCCTGGACGCGATCTCCCGCCGCAGCCGCCGCGCCCACGCCCGAGGAGGCTGA
- a CDS encoding ATP-binding cassette domain-containing protein — MSRPVLELSGISKSFGAVQALNQVDLTVSPGEVVALLGDNGAGKSTLVKVIAGVNPADGGDILWDGDRVSIGRPADAQRLGIATIYQDLALCDNLDIVANLFLGVEKTAFGALDEVEMERRALKLLDSLSVKMPSLRVPVASLSGGQRQIIAIARSLLGEPKVVLLDEPTAALGVAQTAQVLDLIERLRDRGLGVILVSHNMADVRAVADRAAVLRLGRNAGDFGVEETSYEEIVAAITGASDNPVSRRASATRTEEA; from the coding sequence TTGAGTAGACCAGTCCTGGAACTGTCCGGGATATCCAAGAGTTTCGGCGCCGTACAGGCGCTCAACCAGGTTGACCTCACGGTCAGCCCCGGCGAGGTCGTCGCCCTGCTCGGCGACAACGGTGCGGGCAAGTCGACCCTCGTCAAGGTGATCGCCGGGGTCAACCCGGCCGATGGCGGCGACATCCTCTGGGACGGCGACCGGGTCAGCATCGGCCGGCCCGCCGACGCCCAGCGCCTGGGGATCGCCACCATTTACCAGGACCTCGCCCTCTGCGACAACCTGGACATCGTGGCCAACCTGTTCCTCGGCGTCGAGAAGACCGCCTTCGGAGCGCTGGACGAGGTCGAGATGGAGCGGCGGGCGCTGAAGCTGCTCGACTCCCTCTCGGTGAAAATGCCCAGCCTGCGGGTCCCCGTGGCCTCGCTCTCCGGCGGCCAGCGCCAGATCATCGCCATCGCCCGCTCGCTGCTGGGCGAACCCAAGGTCGTGCTGCTGGACGAGCCCACCGCGGCGTTGGGCGTGGCCCAGACCGCCCAGGTTCTCGACCTGATCGAGCGCCTGCGCGACCGCGGCCTCGGCGTCATCCTCGTCAGCCACAACATGGCCGACGTCCGCGCGGTCGCCGACCGGGCCGCGGTGCTGCGGCTGGGACGCAACGCCGGGGACTTCGGCGTCGAGGAGACCAGCTACGAGGAGATCGTGGCGGCCATCACCGGCGCGAGCGACAATCCGGTCTCCCGGCGCGCATCGGCGACCCGGACGGAGGAAGCGTGA
- a CDS encoding ABC transporter substrate-binding protein: MFRAAVGAAAALSLFATGCGATTTGGSAEGGDTASVEEGFKVGLLLPESQTARYEEYDKPYFTESLKELCQKCELRYQNADQETSKQQSQAEAMLTSGVDVLVLDAVDAEAASGIVKNAKSQGVPVVAYDRLAQGGVDYYVSFDNRRVGEVQGQSLLQALDEQGNGDDAQIVMINGSPTDPNAAKFKEGAHAVLDGQVEIAAEYDTPGWNANEAQTEMEQAITSIGADNIDGVYVANDGMAAGVVAALKGAGVDDLPPITGQDAEIAGIHRIISGEQYMTVYKAIRQEAQVAAEMAVAAATGKKYQAQSDDLALTKVEDGDGKSVESVLIEPVPVTVDDIEDTVISDGFYTVDEICTQRYQDTDFCQGIDQG, translated from the coding sequence ATGTTCCGCGCCGCGGTCGGGGCGGCAGCGGCACTGTCCCTGTTCGCAACCGGATGCGGCGCAACCACCACCGGTGGCTCGGCAGAAGGCGGCGACACAGCGAGCGTCGAAGAGGGATTCAAGGTCGGCCTGCTGCTGCCGGAGAGCCAGACGGCCCGGTACGAGGAGTACGACAAGCCGTACTTCACGGAGTCGTTGAAGGAGCTCTGCCAGAAGTGCGAGCTGCGGTACCAGAACGCCGATCAGGAGACCTCCAAGCAGCAGTCCCAGGCTGAGGCGATGCTGACCTCGGGCGTGGACGTGCTCGTCCTGGACGCCGTCGACGCCGAGGCCGCATCGGGCATCGTGAAGAACGCCAAGAGCCAGGGCGTGCCCGTGGTCGCCTACGACCGGCTCGCCCAGGGCGGCGTGGACTACTACGTCTCCTTCGACAACCGCCGCGTCGGCGAGGTGCAGGGCCAGTCGCTGCTGCAGGCGCTCGACGAGCAGGGCAACGGTGACGACGCCCAGATCGTGATGATCAACGGCTCGCCGACCGACCCCAACGCCGCGAAGTTCAAGGAGGGCGCCCACGCCGTCCTCGACGGCCAGGTGGAGATCGCGGCCGAGTACGACACCCCCGGGTGGAACGCCAACGAGGCGCAGACGGAGATGGAGCAGGCCATCACCTCCATCGGCGCCGACAACATCGACGGCGTCTACGTCGCCAACGACGGCATGGCCGCCGGCGTCGTGGCCGCGCTGAAGGGCGCCGGCGTCGACGACCTGCCTCCCATCACCGGCCAGGACGCCGAGATCGCCGGCATCCACCGCATCATCTCCGGCGAGCAGTACATGACCGTCTACAAGGCGATCCGCCAAGAGGCGCAGGTCGCCGCGGAGATGGCGGTCGCGGCCGCCACCGGCAAGAAGTACCAGGCCCAGTCGGACGACCTCGCCCTGACCAAGGTCGAGGACGGCGACGGCAAGTCCGTCGAGTCGGTGCTGATCGAGCCGGTCCCGGTGACCGTCGACGACATCGAGGACACCGTGATCTCCGACGGCTTCTACACCGTCGACGAGATCTGCACCCAGCGGTACCAGGACACCGATTTCTGCCAGGGGATCGATCAGGGGTAG
- a CDS encoding ROK family transcriptional regulator, with translation MTDVEVTPGSQAALRRANQQRVVDALRSGGTLTQAELARHTGLSPASVSNIVRNLRAAGTISVRETSSNGRRARAVTLIRPPGAVVAVDFRLTGITAALGDSQGAVLAREHIAYDVAAEPERGVRRAVWLVETLLTRVRVDHATVAAVTAAVPGPVDLRTGEIGAITCMPRWAGYRPAEALSARLGAPVRAENDANLCALAEMRTGAAAEREHVIYVQLGEGVGAGIVVGGRLFRGAGGTAGEIGHIGLDERGQVCRCGNRGCLETMLGSPYLLGMLPHQGAGAPATVLELVAAAEQGDPGCRRVVAEAGAALGRGLGVLANTFNPQLVVLGGELVSAGEALLEPVRRSLELGTLGTARDDMGIVAGDLGEEAALRGALLLAAASAAET, from the coding sequence GTGACCGATGTCGAGGTGACACCCGGTTCCCAGGCGGCGCTGCGGCGGGCCAACCAGCAGCGCGTGGTGGATGCGCTGCGCAGCGGCGGGACGCTGACCCAAGCCGAACTGGCCCGGCATACCGGGCTCTCGCCCGCCAGCGTCTCCAACATCGTACGCAACCTGCGCGCGGCGGGAACCATCTCCGTGCGGGAGACGTCCTCCAACGGCCGCCGGGCCCGGGCGGTCACCCTGATCCGACCGCCCGGCGCCGTGGTCGCCGTCGACTTCAGGCTGACGGGCATCACCGCGGCCCTGGGCGACAGCCAGGGCGCGGTGCTGGCGCGCGAGCACATCGCCTACGACGTGGCCGCCGAGCCCGAGCGCGGCGTGCGGCGCGCGGTGTGGCTGGTGGAGACTCTGCTGACGCGCGTGCGGGTGGACCACGCGACCGTCGCCGCGGTGACGGCGGCCGTGCCCGGTCCGGTCGACCTGCGCACCGGCGAGATCGGCGCCATCACGTGCATGCCCCGCTGGGCGGGGTACCGCCCGGCCGAGGCGTTGTCGGCGCGGCTGGGCGCGCCTGTTCGGGCGGAGAACGACGCCAACCTGTGCGCGCTCGCCGAGATGCGCACCGGGGCCGCCGCCGAGCGCGAGCACGTCATCTACGTGCAGCTCGGCGAGGGAGTCGGCGCCGGCATCGTCGTGGGCGGCCGGCTGTTCCGCGGAGCCGGCGGCACGGCCGGCGAGATCGGGCACATCGGCCTGGACGAGCGGGGCCAGGTGTGCCGCTGCGGCAACCGCGGCTGCCTGGAGACGATGCTGGGTTCGCCCTACCTGCTGGGCATGCTGCCCCACCAGGGCGCGGGCGCGCCCGCGACCGTCCTGGAGCTGGTGGCGGCGGCCGAGCAGGGCGACCCCGGCTGCCGCCGCGTGGTCGCCGAGGCCGGCGCGGCGCTCGGCCGCGGTCTGGGCGTGCTGGCCAACACGTTCAACCCGCAGTTGGTGGTGCTCGGCGGGGAGTTGGTCTCGGCGGGGGAGGCGCTGCTGGAGCCGGTGCGCCGCTCGCTGGAGCTGGGCACGCTCGGCACCGCCCGCGACGACATGGGCATCGTCGCCGGCGACCTGGGCGAGGAGGCGGCGCTGCGCGGTGCGTTGCTGCTGGCAGCGGCGTCGGCGGCGGAAACCTGA
- a CDS encoding nucleoside/nucleotide kinase family protein gives MNSGRERGPGARTPGSAAAVLDAAEPDWVGRALQKLRRSPVRAGRCRVMALEGRSGAGKTVLAGRLAAAAGCPLLHMDDLYPGWEGLAPSVPLVREWILRPLSRGADPQWRRHDWERGAPGAWEHTPTGRMLLIEGCGSGARELRPFLSLLAWVQAPDHVRAARLDARADAEEYAPYRSLWARQEEAFYAAHRPREHADLVVDNP, from the coding sequence TTGAATTCAGGGCGTGAGCGGGGCCCCGGCGCCCGGACGCCCGGTTCGGCGGCGGCCGTACTCGACGCCGCCGAGCCCGACTGGGTCGGGCGCGCGCTGCAGAAGCTGCGCCGCTCCCCGGTCCGGGCGGGGCGGTGCCGCGTGATGGCACTGGAAGGACGCTCGGGGGCGGGCAAGACCGTGCTCGCCGGCCGGCTGGCCGCGGCGGCCGGCTGCCCGCTGCTGCATATGGACGACCTCTACCCCGGCTGGGAAGGGTTGGCGCCCTCCGTGCCGCTGGTGCGCGAGTGGATCCTGCGGCCGCTGTCGCGCGGTGCCGATCCGCAATGGCGCCGCCACGACTGGGAGCGCGGCGCGCCGGGGGCCTGGGAGCACACGCCCACCGGCCGGATGCTGCTCATCGAGGGGTGCGGATCGGGCGCCCGGGAGCTGCGCCCGTTCCTGTCGCTGCTGGCGTGGGTGCAGGCGCCCGACCACGTGCGCGCCGCGCGGCTGGACGCCCGCGCCGACGCCGAGGAATACGCCCCCTACCGCTCACTGTGGGCGCGCCAGGAGGAGGCGTTCTACGCCGCCCACCGGCCCCGGGAGCACGCCGACCTCGTCGTCGACAATCCCTGA
- a CDS encoding DNA primase yields MHTPTLGMLKRLVAVGAIGLAAVFSLSACNDGEGGDDGGGEEQQEEGEGGEDGGDDGEEEDD; encoded by the coding sequence ATGCACACACCGACTCTGGGCATGCTGAAGCGCTTGGTTGCCGTGGGAGCCATCGGCCTGGCCGCGGTGTTCTCGCTGTCCGCCTGCAACGACGGCGAGGGCGGCGACGACGGCGGCGGCGAGGAGCAGCAGGAAGAGGGCGAAGGCGGCGAAGACGGCGGCGACGACGGAGAAGAGGAAGACGACTGA
- a CDS encoding molybdopterin-dependent oxidoreductase: protein MFDRKQTSSAAAPAPPPERPRQLVGALCGLVAAGAALGVAEAAGALLRPQATPLIAVGQAVIDLTPRPVKEFAVATVGEADRPLLVAGTAVLLALFAAAIGVGALRRPLIGDAGIAVLAAIGAAAALSRPEAEPLYAVPSVAGGAVAVVLLRLLVRTAPRRQAGPSATGPEEGTAAPEATAAAGVAGAEAATEGPEPASAAPAAGPASARPRAEGGFDRRRFVALAGTAAALSAAAGAGGRWYATAQAGVQARREAVRLPRPASPAPPLPDGAELDVEGLGSFFTPNSDFYRIDTALSVPRIDATQWRLRIHGRGAREREYTYADLLDRSDLVERDVTLACVSNQVGGSYVGNVRWIGVPVATLLREAGVRPPGEGGPADQLVSRSSDGMTIGTPVDALMDGRDAMLAIGMNGQPLPTDHGFPARVVVPGLYGYVSACKWIVEMELTTFDAFDAYWIPRGWSQQAPVKTQSRIDTPHAGDSVAAGTVPVAGVAWAQHVGVRGVEVRIDDGPWQSARLAAEDTVDTWRQWVLDWPAEPGEHRISVRATDRSGATQTAEEAPPAPDGATGYHTVDVTVS, encoded by the coding sequence GTGTTCGACCGAAAGCAGACCTCAAGCGCAGCGGCGCCCGCACCGCCGCCCGAGCGGCCCCGACAGCTGGTCGGAGCCCTGTGCGGACTCGTCGCCGCCGGAGCGGCCCTGGGCGTCGCCGAGGCGGCCGGTGCGCTGCTCCGGCCGCAGGCAACCCCGCTGATCGCGGTCGGCCAGGCGGTCATCGACCTCACCCCGCGGCCCGTCAAGGAGTTCGCGGTCGCGACCGTCGGCGAGGCCGACCGGCCGCTGCTCGTCGCCGGTACGGCGGTGCTGCTGGCGCTCTTCGCCGCCGCGATCGGGGTGGGCGCGCTGCGGCGGCCGCTGATCGGTGACGCCGGTATCGCGGTACTGGCCGCGATCGGTGCGGCCGCGGCGCTGAGCCGGCCGGAGGCCGAGCCGCTCTATGCGGTGCCCTCGGTCGCGGGCGGCGCGGTGGCGGTGGTGCTGCTGCGCCTGCTGGTGCGCACCGCGCCGCGGCGACAGGCGGGCCCGTCCGCGACCGGCCCCGAAGAGGGCACGGCGGCACCGGAGGCGACCGCTGCGGCCGGCGTCGCGGGCGCGGAGGCCGCGACGGAGGGGCCCGAACCCGCGTCCGCGGCCCCCGCCGCCGGTCCGGCCTCCGCCCGCCCTCGCGCCGAAGGCGGTTTCGACCGCCGCAGGTTCGTGGCGCTGGCCGGAACCGCGGCCGCGCTCTCGGCGGCCGCCGGGGCCGGCGGCCGGTGGTACGCCACGGCGCAGGCGGGCGTACAGGCGCGCCGCGAGGCCGTCCGGCTGCCGCGCCCCGCCTCACCGGCGCCGCCGCTGCCCGACGGAGCCGAGCTCGACGTCGAGGGACTCGGCTCCTTCTTCACCCCCAACAGCGACTTCTACCGCATCGACACCGCCCTGTCGGTGCCGCGAATCGACGCCACACAGTGGCGGCTGCGCATCCACGGCCGCGGCGCCCGCGAGCGCGAGTACACCTACGCCGACCTGTTGGACCGCTCCGACCTCGTCGAGCGCGACGTCACCCTGGCCTGCGTGTCCAATCAGGTCGGCGGATCGTATGTGGGCAATGTGCGCTGGATCGGCGTCCCGGTGGCCACGCTGCTGCGCGAGGCGGGGGTCCGCCCGCCCGGCGAGGGCGGCCCGGCCGACCAGCTCGTCTCCCGCTCCTCCGACGGCATGACCATCGGCACCCCGGTCGATGCGCTCATGGACGGCCGCGACGCGATGCTCGCGATCGGCATGAACGGGCAGCCGCTGCCGACCGACCACGGGTTCCCCGCCCGGGTCGTGGTGCCCGGCCTCTACGGCTACGTCTCGGCGTGCAAGTGGATCGTGGAGATGGAGCTGACCACCTTCGACGCGTTCGACGCCTACTGGATCCCGCGCGGCTGGTCTCAGCAGGCGCCTGTAAAGACCCAGTCGCGTATCGACACGCCGCACGCGGGGGACAGCGTCGCCGCGGGCACCGTCCCCGTCGCCGGCGTGGCCTGGGCCCAGCACGTCGGCGTGCGCGGCGTCGAGGTGCGCATCGACGACGGGCCCTGGCAGTCCGCGCGGCTGGCCGCCGAGGACACCGTCGACACCTGGCGGCAGTGGGTCCTCGACTGGCCGGCCGAGCCGGGCGAGCACCGCATCAGCGTGAGGGCAACCGACCGCTCCGGAGCCACTCAGACCGCCGAGGAGGCCCCGCCGGCGCCCGACGGCGCCACCGGATACCACACCGTCGACGTGACGGTCTCCTAA